ACCGTGTCGTTGTCATGGGTGCCGGTATAGGCCACGGCCGCACGGGGCCAGTTGTGGGGCAGGAACTCGTGGCTGCCGTCGCCACCGAATCCGAACTGCAGGATCTTCATCCCGGGGTAGTTCAGCGCATCCCGCAGTTCGTGAACATCCGGCGTGATGAAGCCCAGGTCCTCGGCCACGATCGGCAACTCGCCCAGCGACTTGGCGATCGCATCGAACAGCGCCTTGCCCGGACCGGTTTTCCATTGGCCGCGGGTCGCATCGGGACTGTCGGCGGGAATCTCGTAATAGGCCGCGAACCCGCGGAAGTGGTCGATGCGGAACACGTCGGCCGAGGTCAGCGCCCGTTGCACCCGGGCGCTCCACCAGCGGAAATGCTCATGAGCCATCTTGTCCCAGCGGTAGAGCGGATTGCCCCAGCGCTGGCCGGCGGCGGACATCGCATCCGGCGGCACGCCCGCGACCACCGTGGTCTGGAAATTCTCGTCCAGTTCATAGAGATCGGGGCGGGACCAGCAGTCGGCGCTGTCGTGGGCGACGAAGATGGGCAGATCGCCCATGATGCGCACGCCGCGCGCATTGGCATAGGTTTTCAGCGCCGCGCATTGCACGTCGAAGCACCACTGGACAAACTGCCAGAACGCGACCTCTTCCGCATACTGCTCGCGGGCGGTGGCCAGGGCCTTGGGCTCCCGGGCCGCGAGGTCGCGCGGCCATTCCCACCACGGCTGACCGTTGCGCGGCGAGCGGATCGCCATGAACAGCGCATAGTCCGGCAGCCAGTGAGGCTGCGAGGCGCACCAGGCTTCATAGGCCTCCCGCTCCGCCGGCAGCGCCTGGGCGAAGAAGCCGGCGGCGGCGGCGCGCAGTTGCTGTTCACGCCAGGGCAGGACGCGGCCGTAGTCGACCTGACGGGCATCGAAGCCCTCCGCCGGCAGCACCGGTGCGGCCAGCCAACCCTTCTCGACCAAGGGCTCCAGCGCCACCATCCACGGGCTGCCGGCGAAGGCGGACACGCCCTGATAGGGACTGTCGCCCGGTCCGATCGGCGTGCTGGGCAACCACTGCCACAGGCCCTGGCCGGCGCCTTGCAGCCAGTCGACGAAATGGTAGGCCTCCGGCCCGAAGTCGCCGATGCCGTGCGGCCCGGGCAGCGAGGTGATGTGCAGCAGCACGCCGGATTGGCGCTGGTTCAGATCGATGGTCATGGGCGTCTCTGAGGGTCGAGTTGTTGGGTAGGGCGCGTCGGTGCCAGATGGCGATGTCAATGGCTGAGCGGCTGACCGCGCTTCAGGCCTGCAGCAGCAGCAAGCTGCGTGCGGGCACGGTGAAGGCGCGATCCACCAGCGGGCCGGGCATCGATTCGCCGCTGCTGTCCAGCAGCAGGGTCCAGCCGCCCTGCCCCGCTGCGGCCTGCGGGCCGGCCGGGAGCGCGGCCTTCATCGGGTGAGCATCCGGGTTGAAGATCAGCAGCAGCGCTGGCGCATCCGCGTGAGCGGCATCGCGCAACAGCGCAGCCAGGCCGTGGGCGCAGGGATCGTGCCAATCCTGGTGGCGCATTTCGTGGCCATCGGGATGGAACCAGCGCAGCGACACCTGCTCATCACAACCCGCGCCGGCGAACCATTGACCATGGCGCAGCAGGGCATGGCTGCCGCGCAGCCGCAGCAGCTCGCCGACGAAGGCCATCAGCGACGCATCCGCCCGGGGCCAGTCCAACCAGCCGATCTCGTTGTCCTGGCAGTAGGCGTTGTTGTTGCCGCCCTGGCTGTTGCCGAACTCGTCGCCCGAATACAGCATCGGCGTGCCCTGCGCCAGCAGCAGCGTGGCGAGCATCGCGCGCCGGGCCCGCTCGCGGGCGGTGCGCACGACGGGGTCGTCGGTCTCCCCCTCCACACCGAAGTTGCCGCAGAGCTCGCCGTCGCGTCCGTCACGGTTGTCTTCCCCGTTGGCCTGGTTGTGCTTGCGGGAATAGCTCACCACATCGTGGAGGGTGTAGCCGTCGTGCACCGAGAGGAAGTTGATCGAGGCCTGCGGCGCTCGTTGTCCATGGTGAAAGACATCGCTGGACGCGGTGAAGCGCCGCGCGAACTCGCCCCGACCGATGGTGGCGCCGTTGGGGCCGTGGCCCAGCCAATAGCCGCGCACCGTGTCGCGGAACTTGTCGTTCCATTCCATGAAGCGGCCAGGGAAGCGACCCAACTGGTAGCCCTCCGGCCCCGCATCCCACGGCTCGGCAATCAGATGGACCTGCGACAGCAGCGGATCCTGTCTCAGCGCGGTGTAGAACGCCGACTGCGGATCATGGCCGCTGGCGGTCCGACCCAGCACCGGCGCCAGGTCGAAGCGGAAGCCATCCACGCCCATGTCGGCGACCCAATGCCGCAGCGAGTCCAGCACCAGTTGCGTCACCCGCGGATGCTGCACATTCACCGTGTTGCCGCAGGCGCTGAAGTTCTCCAACCTGGACGGATCGGCGGGATCGAGCCGGTAATAGCTCTTCTGGTCCAGACCGCGCAACGACAGCGTCGGGCCGTGCTCATTGCCTTCGGGCGTGTGGTTGTAGACCACGTCCAACACCACTTCCAGCCCCGCCTCGTGCAGCGCGGCGACCATGGCGCGGAACTCCGCCGCCACCGCCGCCGGATCGTGCCGCACCGCGCCGGAGGCCAGCCGCGGATCCGGGCAGAAGAAGCCCAGCGTGTTGTAGCCCCAGTAGTTGCGCAGGCCGGTGCCGGCCAGGTGCGGCTCATCCAGTGTGTATTGCACCGGCAGCAGCGACAGTGTGGTCACGCCCAGACGCTTGAAATGCGCGATCGCCGCCGGATGGGCCAGGGCGGCATAGCTGCCACGTAGCGCTTCCGGAATGTCCGGATGCCGCATCGAGAAGCCCTTCACATGCACCTCGTACAGCACCACGTCGCGCGGGGCATGGCGCGGCGCCTGCGCGCGGGGATCGGGTCCGTGGCGCGGCGCGGCCACTCTCGCTTTCAAGGCCCAGGCGGCGTTGTCGCGCTCGTCCAGCGCCATCGGTCCGTCGGGATGACCCAGCGGATAGCCGTGATGTTCGGCCCGCCATTCGAAGCAGCCGACGATCTCCCGCGCATAGGGGTCGAGCATCAGCTTGTGCGGATTGAAGCGATGACCCTCCTGCGGCGCATGCGGACCGTGCGCCCGCAGACCGTAGACCATTCCGGCCGACGCGCCCGGCAGGAAGCCGCTCCAGACGCCATCCACCGGCCCGTGCAGCGGATAGCGGCGCAGCTCCTGCCGGCCGTCGGCATCGAACACGCACAGCTCGATCCGGTGGGCGTGCTCGGAGAACACGGCCAGGTTGACGCCGCCGTCACGGACGTGGGCGCCCAACGGCTCATGGCGACCAGGGAGCAGGAGTTCGGGCAAGGCGTTCATGGGGCGCGGTGACGAGGCGGTCAGTGGGAAATTGATGAGGGGGCGATGGACGTGATGCGAGGGCTTGAGGCGGATGGCTTGAGACCGATGGCGTGAAGCAGATGACGTCGACGGTCAGCGGGTTGTGCCTGCGCGCCGGTGTCACACCCGCCCCAGAAAGATCGTGGCCAGCGGCGGCAGGTCCAACACCAGTTCGCCGTCCGTCACCTCCATGTGTCGCTCGACATCGCCGATGCCGCTGCCGCCGTACCGGCGCGCATCGGTATCGAGCAACACCCGCCATGAGGACGAGTCGGCACGGTCGGGCACGCGCGTCGGCAGCGGAATGCGATAGCGCTCGCGCGGCACCGGCGTGAAGTTGCAGATCGCGACGACCGGCCGCTCGTCATCGTCATACCGCGCGAAGGCAAAGACCGATTGCTCCCGATCCTCCGCCTGCAGCCATTCGAAGCCCGCGCTGTCGCAGTCCTTGCGGTGCAAGGCGGGCTGGGCGCGGTACAGGCGGTTCAGGTCGCCGACCAGGCGCAGCACACCGGCATGGCGCTCGTCATCCACCAACGCCCAC
The Roseateles amylovorans genome window above contains:
- the glgX gene encoding glycogen debranching protein GlgX, whose product is MNALPELLLPGRHEPLGAHVRDGGVNLAVFSEHAHRIELCVFDADGRQELRRYPLHGPVDGVWSGFLPGASAGMVYGLRAHGPHAPQEGHRFNPHKLMLDPYAREIVGCFEWRAEHHGYPLGHPDGPMALDERDNAAWALKARVAAPRHGPDPRAQAPRHAPRDVVLYEVHVKGFSMRHPDIPEALRGSYAALAHPAAIAHFKRLGVTTLSLLPVQYTLDEPHLAGTGLRNYWGYNTLGFFCPDPRLASGAVRHDPAAVAAEFRAMVAALHEAGLEVVLDVVYNHTPEGNEHGPTLSLRGLDQKSYYRLDPADPSRLENFSACGNTVNVQHPRVTQLVLDSLRHWVADMGVDGFRFDLAPVLGRTASGHDPQSAFYTALRQDPLLSQVHLIAEPWDAGPEGYQLGRFPGRFMEWNDKFRDTVRGYWLGHGPNGATIGRGEFARRFTASSDVFHHGQRAPQASINFLSVHDGYTLHDVVSYSRKHNQANGEDNRDGRDGELCGNFGVEGETDDPVVRTARERARRAMLATLLLAQGTPMLYSGDEFGNSQGGNNNAYCQDNEIGWLDWPRADASLMAFVGELLRLRGSHALLRHGQWFAGAGCDEQVSLRWFHPDGHEMRHQDWHDPCAHGLAALLRDAAHADAPALLLIFNPDAHPMKAALPAGPQAAAGQGGWTLLLDSSGESMPGPLVDRAFTVPARSLLLLQA
- the malQ gene encoding 4-alpha-glucanotransferase, with translation MTIDLNQRQSGVLLHITSLPGPHGIGDFGPEAYHFVDWLQGAGQGLWQWLPSTPIGPGDSPYQGVSAFAGSPWMVALEPLVEKGWLAAPVLPAEGFDARQVDYGRVLPWREQQLRAAAAGFFAQALPAEREAYEAWCASQPHWLPDYALFMAIRSPRNGQPWWEWPRDLAAREPKALATAREQYAEEVAFWQFVQWCFDVQCAALKTYANARGVRIMGDLPIFVAHDSADCWSRPDLYELDENFQTTVVAGVPPDAMSAAGQRWGNPLYRWDKMAHEHFRWWSARVQRALTSADVFRIDHFRGFAAYYEIPADSPDATRGQWKTGPGKALFDAIAKSLGELPIVAEDLGFITPDVHELRDALNYPGMKILQFGFGGDGSHEFLPHNWPRAAVAYTGTHDNDTVRGWWNQAGPRERAFAGSYLACGEHDIHWAMIRACANSVANIAVYPLQDVLGLGSEHRMNIPGILGGNWGWRFTWDMVGAEPGRVLGLIAATSGRAPIAGAHLPG